The following coding sequences lie in one Flavobacterium sp. 20NA77.7 genomic window:
- a CDS encoding ComEC/Rec2 family competence protein produces MRFIKLPIIPILIVFVCGILVETYSSMTSFVAFVGASSSIIILCVSYIYHIKKHKNSIFFGIPIYLVFFFLGIVSKKESNQLEHESHFSKQLTPSSNLLKGCIVERVKPSAYYTKYVVEIEQTNGYETIGKLLVFAPKKNSHHLTIGTKITIKGKPIFIEPVYNPYQFDYTNYLNNQNIYHSLALKENAKIELQKAKNWRYFIFKIKETLLEQLKTYKLKEDDYNLIAALVFGERTTLSAEVTKNYTQTGVIHILAISGLHIALFYSIILGFLNPLKKYKKGKLIIFYCSLLILWGYALLTGLSASILRAVVVFSLIAYGRLKNRSINMGNILATSAFIILLYNPNYLFDIGFQLSYAAVLSLVFFQPIISKLSYSKYIILLKTKQILLVTLVAQLGVLPLSLYYFGQFPLLFLVTNLIVIPLSSALLLIGLCLVPISFLPDTIRIFFGTIISFLIKLMNGFTAWICQFDVFIIKNIAFHEILVIAAYLLICSVYIFTIETTKTKFKWVLICVFIFQMSYIYLFYYTNPENEFVIFNTYKNSLVALKNNKEVQFLTNNKKSTEQTATDYIRKNFIQKASFIPLENTLYYKYKILCIDSSGVYKTSIEPELVLLTQSPKINLDRLIEQLHPKEIIADGSNYASYVKKWKQTCIKQKIPFHATAEKGLYSIR; encoded by the coding sequence ATGCGATTTATAAAATTACCTATAATTCCCATACTCATCGTCTTTGTGTGTGGCATACTCGTTGAAACATATAGTTCCATGACTTCTTTTGTTGCGTTTGTGGGCGCAAGTAGTAGCATTATAATTTTATGTGTTAGTTATATTTATCATATAAAAAAACATAAAAATTCCATTTTTTTTGGCATACCTATTTATTTAGTTTTCTTTTTTTTAGGTATCGTTTCTAAAAAAGAATCGAATCAATTGGAACATGAATCACACTTTTCTAAGCAACTTACACCGTCTTCAAACCTTTTAAAAGGTTGTATAGTAGAACGTGTAAAACCATCTGCTTATTACACTAAATATGTTGTAGAAATTGAACAAACAAATGGTTATGAGACTATTGGAAAATTACTTGTTTTTGCGCCTAAAAAGAACTCACATCACCTTACAATTGGAACAAAAATTACAATTAAAGGAAAACCTATCTTTATTGAACCCGTCTATAATCCTTATCAGTTTGATTATACGAACTACTTAAATAATCAAAATATTTATCATTCGTTAGCGCTAAAAGAAAACGCTAAAATTGAACTTCAAAAAGCTAAAAATTGGAGATACTTTATATTTAAAATAAAAGAAACGTTATTAGAACAATTAAAAACTTATAAGCTAAAAGAAGATGATTACAATTTAATAGCCGCTCTAGTCTTTGGAGAACGAACCACGCTGTCAGCTGAGGTAACAAAAAATTATACCCAAACAGGGGTCATACATATTTTAGCTATCTCCGGTTTACACATTGCATTGTTTTACTCCATTATTCTAGGATTTTTAAACCCACTAAAGAAATACAAAAAAGGAAAACTTATTATTTTTTATTGCAGTTTACTTATACTATGGGGCTATGCCTTGCTTACAGGTTTATCTGCATCTATACTTCGTGCTGTAGTAGTATTTAGTTTAATTGCTTACGGAAGATTAAAAAATAGATCCATTAATATGGGGAATATTTTAGCCACCTCAGCCTTTATCATTCTACTATATAACCCTAATTATCTTTTTGATATTGGATTTCAACTAAGCTATGCCGCAGTGCTTTCTTTGGTATTCTTTCAACCTATTATTTCAAAATTATCCTATTCTAAATATATAATTCTATTAAAAACAAAGCAAATATTACTTGTGACCTTAGTAGCTCAATTGGGCGTTTTACCTTTGAGTTTATACTATTTTGGTCAATTTCCACTCCTTTTTTTGGTGACTAATTTAATTGTTATTCCGCTTTCAAGTGCACTTTTACTTATTGGATTGTGTTTAGTACCCATTAGTTTTTTACCCGATACAATTCGTATTTTTTTTGGCACCATTATATCTTTCCTAATTAAATTAATGAATGGTTTTACGGCTTGGATTTGCCAATTTGATGTGTTTATTATCAAAAATATTGCTTTTCATGAAATACTTGTCATTGCAGCTTACCTGCTTATTTGTTCTGTATATATTTTTACAATAGAAACAACTAAAACAAAATTCAAATGGGTACTGATCTGTGTTTTTATTTTTCAAATGAGTTATATCTATCTATTTTATTATACTAATCCTGAAAACGAATTTGTAATTTTCAATACGTACAAAAACTCGTTAGTGGCTTTGAAAAATAACAAAGAAGTACAATTCTTAACGAACAATAAAAAATCAACCGAACAAACCGCTACAGATTACATACGAAAAAATTTCATTCAAAAAGCCTCTTTTATACCTTTAGAAAATACGCTTTACTACAAATATAAAATTCTTTGTATAGATAGCTCGGGAGTATATAAAACCTCTATTGAACCTGAACTTGTTTTGCTCACACAATCACCTAAAATAAATTTAGACCGTCTAATTGAACAACTTCATCCTAAAGAAATAATAGCGGATGGTTCAAATTATGCATCCTACGTAAAAAAATGGAAACAAACATGTATAAAACAAAAAATCCCTTTTCATGCAACTGCCGAAAAGGGATTGTATAGTATCAGATAA
- a CDS encoding thioredoxin family protein, which yields MKKSLFLLFFILFSVCSQAQELTWHTDVSKAADIAIKEKKPLLLFFTGSDWCGWCIRLQKEVLKTAEFAKWATENVVLVELDFPRNTPQDANLKAQNQQLMQMLQVRGFPTLYFVTPTKTTDNKVNLNNFGSQGYIAGGPTVWLESANQIMKNKQ from the coding sequence ATGAAAAAATCGTTATTTTTATTGTTTTTTATCCTGTTTTCTGTGTGCAGTCAGGCACAAGAATTGACATGGCATACAGATGTAAGTAAGGCAGCCGATATAGCCATCAAAGAGAAAAAACCATTATTGTTGTTTTTTACCGGTTCTGATTGGTGCGGGTGGTGCATTCGTTTACAAAAAGAAGTATTAAAGACAGCGGAATTTGCTAAATGGGCAACAGAAAATGTTGTTTTAGTAGAATTAGACTTTCCAAGAAATACGCCTCAAGATGCAAATTTAAAAGCGCAAAACCAACAATTGATGCAAATGCTTCAAGTAAGAGGATTTCCAACACTTTATTTTGTAACGCCAACGAAAACAACCGATAATAAAGTAAATCTCAATAATTTTGGCAGTCAAGGATATATAGCTGGTGGACCTACAGTTTGGTTAGAAAGCGCTAATCAAATTATGAAAAATAAGCAATAA
- a CDS encoding peptide MFS transporter, giving the protein MENNQSIEQIQNFKGKYPKQLWYLFFSEMWERFCFYGMRGMLYFYMVHHLLMDKETANLQYGATQAWVYAFTFIGGLFADKIFGFRKSLFWGGLLMILGSLILAIDPKSMFFIGVSFTIVGTGFFKPNISSMVGKLYKEGDSRTDAGFSLFYAGVNLGALIGGYVCIAVGKREMLASIIPKGLEWNIAFGLAAVVMVISLLTFTQTQKSLGTIGLSPLQHIESGKRRIYEWATYLGSILIIPIIIVMVSNTVYTDYFMYTIGPFSLLYLAYEMRGFSIAENKKLIAAVIFMLFSVVFWAFFEQSGGSLSDFAAENLNNTVLGITLDPNGVNNSANSFFVIVFAALVGMVWLWMAKKKFEPNTILKFGLAFLFLAGGFWVFYYTKFLAGPDGKTSLDLFTFGWFVITFGELCLSPIGMSAMTKLSPQKTQAVIMGMWFLASAYGQYFAGLLGANIASASKNMTNLEKLNTYADGYYQLGLYALIAGVVLIALSPFIKKLMQEVK; this is encoded by the coding sequence ATGGAAAACAATCAATCAATAGAACAAATTCAAAATTTTAAAGGGAAATACCCAAAACAGTTGTGGTATTTATTCTTTAGTGAAATGTGGGAGCGTTTTTGTTTTTATGGCATGCGAGGAATGCTTTATTTCTATATGGTTCATCATTTACTAATGGACAAAGAAACTGCAAATCTTCAATATGGTGCCACGCAAGCATGGGTATATGCATTCACTTTTATTGGAGGGCTGTTTGCTGATAAAATATTTGGATTCAGGAAATCCCTTTTTTGGGGCGGATTATTAATGATACTAGGAAGTTTAATTTTAGCTATCGATCCTAAATCAATGTTTTTTATTGGGGTAAGTTTTACCATTGTTGGTACAGGTTTTTTTAAACCCAACATTTCTTCAATGGTAGGGAAACTATACAAAGAAGGAGATTCAAGAACTGATGCTGGTTTTTCGTTATTTTATGCCGGAGTTAATTTAGGTGCTTTAATTGGAGGTTATGTTTGTATTGCTGTTGGAAAAAGAGAAATGTTAGCTTCTATCATTCCAAAAGGTTTAGAATGGAATATTGCTTTTGGATTAGCAGCTGTGGTTATGGTAATAAGTCTATTAACGTTTACACAAACTCAAAAAAGTCTAGGAACCATCGGGTTGTCTCCTTTACAACATATTGAATCAGGTAAAAGAAGAATTTATGAATGGGCTACTTATTTGGGTTCTATTTTAATCATTCCAATAATCATAGTAATGGTTTCTAATACCGTTTATACAGATTATTTTATGTATACAATTGGCCCATTTTCTTTACTATATCTGGCTTATGAAATGCGGGGTTTCTCAATAGCAGAAAATAAAAAATTAATTGCTGCAGTTATTTTTATGTTATTTTCAGTAGTCTTTTGGGCATTTTTTGAGCAAAGTGGAGGTTCATTAAGCGATTTTGCAGCTGAGAATTTAAACAATACTGTTTTAGGAATCACTTTAGACCCAAATGGTGTAAACAATTCAGCAAATTCATTTTTTGTAATTGTATTTGCAGCATTAGTGGGTATGGTTTGGTTGTGGATGGCAAAGAAAAAGTTTGAACCTAATACCATACTTAAATTTGGACTTGCTTTTTTGTTTTTAGCAGGTGGATTTTGGGTGTTTTATTATACCAAGTTTTTAGCAGGCCCTGATGGCAAGACTTCCTTAGATTTATTTACATTTGGATGGTTTGTAATTACATTTGGTGAATTATGTTTATCTCCAATTGGCATGAGTGCCATGACTAAATTATCCCCACAAAAAACACAAGCTGTTATTATGGGAATGTGGTTTTTAGCTAGTGCTTATGGGCAATATTTCGCAGGTTTATTAGGCGCAAACATTGCAAGTGCTTCTAAAAACATGACAAATTTAGAAAAATTAAACACCTATGCTGATGGCTATTATCAATTAGGACTTTATGCTTTGATTGCAGGAGTTGTTTTAATAGCACTTTCACCTTTTATCAAAAAATTAATGCAAGAAGTAAAATAA
- a CDS encoding peptide MFS transporter — translation MWKNHPKALPFLFLSEMWERFGYYLMIGIFTLYLKDVETGFAMTEKEASDLYGTFIALVFLTPFVGGLIADRYWGYKKSIVIGGLMMGVGYLMMGIHDKSILYVAMTLVIVGNGFFKPNISTLLGNFYSEEKYKNQKDEGYNIFYMGINVGAFICNFFGAVFENLFGWTAAFMVAGVGMFIGVLVFVLGTKHYGDKTDKKGVQPHDMPFSKIVLFILVPSVIFGVIGWLIKGIASDANPDAFIFGSDSTDAFIFACIPVVLFYSSLYFRAKEDEKRPIGALLAIFAVVILFWAVFKLNGSALNNWGDKYTDREVTGISKTVTDKIYLTKELEYKKDSVAVYDDAFRIQKENGEVLKEVDYPLYFRNVNAEKLPKEGAKISVWASNLSQSINPFWVIVLTPLIVAFFTFLRSRKKEPSTPTKIAFGLLISALSVLVMVLAVKAGNNGSEKVSVLWLFANYGVITIGELLLSPMGLSVVSKLSPVNITSLMMGGWFLATSIGNKLSGVLASMWDSYDNKADFFWVNFGLLLFATLLMFALLKKLNAVMKERGIN, via the coding sequence ATGTGGAAAAATCATCCTAAAGCATTGCCTTTTTTGTTTTTGTCTGAAATGTGGGAACGTTTCGGGTATTATTTAATGATTGGAATTTTTACCTTATACCTTAAAGATGTAGAAACAGGTTTTGCAATGACCGAAAAAGAAGCGTCAGATTTATATGGAACGTTTATTGCTTTGGTTTTTTTAACACCTTTTGTTGGGGGTTTAATAGCCGATCGCTATTGGGGCTATAAAAAATCAATAGTTATTGGTGGTTTAATGATGGGAGTAGGGTATTTAATGATGGGAATTCATGATAAATCTATTTTATATGTTGCTATGACATTAGTTATTGTAGGAAATGGGTTTTTTAAACCCAATATTTCTACGTTATTAGGAAATTTCTATTCGGAAGAGAAGTATAAAAACCAAAAAGATGAAGGCTACAATATTTTTTATATGGGTATTAATGTAGGCGCATTTATATGTAATTTTTTTGGGGCTGTATTTGAAAATTTATTTGGTTGGACAGCTGCTTTTATGGTAGCAGGAGTAGGTATGTTTATAGGCGTACTAGTTTTTGTTTTAGGAACAAAACACTATGGCGATAAGACAGATAAAAAAGGAGTACAGCCTCATGATATGCCTTTTTCAAAAATTGTACTTTTTATTTTGGTTCCATCCGTTATTTTTGGAGTAATTGGTTGGCTAATCAAAGGTATTGCTTCGGATGCAAACCCAGATGCGTTTATTTTTGGTTCAGATAGTACAGATGCGTTTATTTTTGCATGTATTCCCGTGGTCTTATTCTATTCGAGCTTGTATTTCCGTGCTAAAGAAGATGAAAAACGACCTATTGGTGCTTTGTTAGCAATTTTTGCGGTTGTAATTTTATTTTGGGCGGTATTTAAATTAAATGGTTCGGCATTAAATAATTGGGGAGATAAATATACTGATAGAGAAGTTACTGGAATCTCAAAAACAGTTACGGATAAAATTTATTTGACAAAAGAATTAGAATATAAAAAGGATTCTGTCGCCGTTTATGATGATGCATTTAGAATTCAAAAAGAAAATGGAGAGGTGCTAAAAGAAGTCGATTATCCATTGTATTTTAGAAATGTCAATGCTGAAAAATTACCCAAAGAAGGTGCTAAAATATCCGTTTGGGCGTCAAATTTGAGCCAGTCAATTAATCCGTTTTGGGTAATCGTTTTAACACCATTAATAGTAGCTTTTTTTACGTTTTTGAGAAGTAGAAAGAAAGAACCTTCTACACCTACAAAAATTGCTTTTGGATTATTAATTTCTGCTTTGTCTGTACTTGTTATGGTTTTGGCAGTGAAAGCAGGGAATAACGGTTCAGAAAAAGTAAGTGTATTGTGGTTGTTTGCTAATTATGGTGTAATTACTATAGGCGAATTACTTCTTTCTCCAATGGGATTATCAGTAGTTTCAAAATTAAGTCCAGTAAATATTACTTCATTAATGATGGGAGGCTGGTTTTTAGCCACATCTATTGGTAATAAATTATCGGGAGTTTTGGCTTCTATGTGGGATTCCTATGATAATAAAGCAGATTTCTTTTGGGTGAATTTTGGCTTGTTGTTATTTGCAACACTATTAATGTTTGCGTTATTAAAAAAATTGAATGCCGTAATGAAAGAAAGAGGTATAAACTAA